The Bdellovibrio sp. ZAP7 DNA segment CGTCTAACGCAGGAATGGAAATGGAGACATAATCTCCGCCGATTTCTGGAATGTTTCCTATTGAAAACAAGCGCACTCCGCAAGATTTGCAGAACATGTGATGATTAGAATATGGTGCCATCTGGTCACCAATTTTAAAATTTTGAATTCCAGACTTGGAGTAATCAGATAGGCTTTCTTCCCCGGTTAGCAACTTGAATTGGTCGGGAGTGGTCTGTGCGCTCCAGTTGCGAACCTTCGTACAAAAGGTGCAGTTGCATCGTCCCGTGCCTTTTGAGAAATCCAGGTTCGCCGTGAAACGAACTTTCTGACAATGACAACTTCCGTGATAAGCCTTGGCTGACATAAATCCTCCTCTTGGTGGAGGATATTCTTGCGTACAAAATTGAGTTTGTATATCGTTCTAGGCTCCTAACACAGGTGAAGTTCAGTGAAGCTGCTGTATCGCAGCCATTCTGGCGCTGTCCCGCAACGGTGACCTTTTTAAAGGAAGTCCGATCCCTGATAGGAATAACTCTACTCCGACGAAGTCGGGGTAATACAGTCCCGCGGAGGAACCCATGGATCTTGAACTTCGAAAGAGTTCAGCGCGCACGCGCGTTTTTAAAACTGTCTTTCCTGGAGAGACAAATCATTACAACACACTATACGGTGGCTTAGCTTTGAATTGGATGGATGAAGTTGCATTCATTGCGGCAACCCGTTTTTCCAGACAACGGTATGTCACTGTGAGCAGTGACCGAGTGAACTTTAATGTTCCGATTCCGGCAGGAACAATTGTTGAGCTTGACGCATATGTCAGTAGAATAGGTAAGAGCAGTCTGGAAGTAACGGTCGACACTTATTGTGAGGATATGTACAGCGATAAGCGTACCAAATCGATGACCGGCGTGTTTACTTTGGTGGCCATCGACGAGAATCGCAATTCGACACCGATTAGATTTCCGGAGATTTAGTAATAAATGGGGGCACTATGAAGAAAATGACTAAAATTGTACTGACTGGTGCTCCATCTTCTGGAAAAAGTTCTGCGCTGGATGCCATAGCCGGTCTCAAACTTGAGAACATAGTTTTGGTTCCGGAAAGCGCAGTCGTTTTGTTAAAGGGTGGATTTCCGGCGCCTTCCCATGATGATCTGTAGCAGATCCGCAATTTTCAAAACTCTATTCTGACAGTGCAAGAGAATCTGGAAGACATTTGCGCCCGAAAAAATCCGCAGGCGACTCATATGATATTGGACCGTTCGAAGTTGGATGGGGCAGTTTTTTGGCCTCCCGGTATTGACGATTATCTTCAAAACTTTCCGGTTCGTATCGATGAAGAGTTAGCAAAATATGATCATGTACTTTTTCTGGAGTTACCTACGAAAGAACATTTTGGCGGCGTTCATCAGGCTCGATTTCACAACTTTGAACAAAGCCTTGAGAGTGAGCGCCGACTTGAGCGCGTTTGGGGGCAACACCCTCGCTTTGTGAAGGTGCCGGCCCAGATCGACTTTGATAAAAAAATCGAATTAATTTTAAATTTTGTTAAAAAATTGATCGCAGATTAAGCAGCTATGTTGTCGATATATCCAGCTTGATTTATATCTTGCTGAAGACATTTGTCGATATCTAGCAGAAGAATCATTCCGTCCTCAGTATTACCTACACCGATGACGTACTTAGGACCTTCCTGTGCTATAGGTTCACGATCGATATTTTTTTCGTCTAGAACTATGACGGAGCTTACCGAATCGACAATAATTCCAATGTGCTTATTGCTCGTTTCCACCACGACCGTGCAAGTTTCCTTGGTGATGTCGACTGCTGGAGAGCGTAAGCGCATGCGAAGGTCAACCACGGGGATAACGCGTCCTCGTAAATTCATCACGCCGACGACATGCGCTGGTGAGTCAGGCACCGAAGTGATTTCGCTGATTCTGTTTATTTCACGAATTGTGGAAATAGGCAGACCATAGGTCTGCTTATTTACTGAAAGTGTCAAATATTGTTCA contains these protein-coding regions:
- a CDS encoding chemotaxis protein CheW translates to MSEQYLTLSVNKQTYGLPISTIREINRISEITSVPDSPAHVVGVMNLRGRVIPVVDLRMRLRSPAVDITKETCTVVVETSNKHIGIIVDSVSSVIVLDEKNIDREPIAQEGPKYVIGVGNTEDGMILLLDIDKCLQQDINQAGYIDNIAA
- a CDS encoding acyl-CoA thioesterase, translated to MDLELRKSSARTRVFKTVFPGETNHYNTLYGGLALNWMDEVAFIAATRFSRQRYVTVSSDRVNFNVPIPAGTIVELDAYVSRIGKSSLEVTVDTYCEDMYSDKRTKSMTGVFTLVAIDENRNSTPIRFPEI
- a CDS encoding AAA family ATPase, which translates into the protein MKKMTKIVLTGAPSSGKSSALDAIAGLKLENIVLVPESAVVLLKGGFPAPSHDDL
- a CDS encoding GFA family protein — translated: MSAKAYHGSCHCQKVRFTANLDFSKGTGRCNCTFCTKVRNWSAQTTPDQFKLLTGEESLSDYSKSGIQNFKIGDQMAPYSNHHMFCKSCGVRLFSIGNIPEIGGDYVSISIPALDDVDFKEAMAAPLRYMNGKDDDWFHMPTFTAHL